One Peterkaempfera bronchialis DNA window includes the following coding sequences:
- the fsxC gene encoding FxsC protein, protein MKRYLFFLSHVRGADEEWVATFFRDLCSAVAARTGLSPGMVGLRGDPASREPSLDLMRQAGVLIALRTPQYATRSYCAAEWEFFRERREVYWSRTGQSADALIPVTWIPPATGTRPAPDWPDPLRVQDPAYERDGLLHLLRLGTRYRAVYQAVVQALADRLAVVQKDLPELPGFTFSGSAAAPTGPAAAARARLEVVVASAASDELPSERHSREFYGPSPLDWSPYSPDRPRSLVTLVEETAADLEFPSRVVPLDGPAEDPGATRDERERFVVLLVDAWTATLQRQQRLLAELDGRSPGSTAVLEPRSSGDAESTEHARALDAALDQALPRFRQAGSADQLRRWRLPDAEQFTTALRRALVAAQNDAMKTPADDPPADVPVGSFDSFPQLGRFSS, encoded by the coding sequence GTGAAGCGCTACCTGTTCTTCCTGAGCCACGTCAGGGGCGCTGACGAGGAATGGGTCGCGACGTTCTTCCGTGACCTCTGCTCCGCCGTGGCGGCACGCACCGGCCTCAGCCCGGGCATGGTCGGGCTGCGCGGCGACCCCGCCTCCCGCGAACCCTCCCTGGACCTGATGCGGCAGGCCGGCGTACTGATCGCGCTGCGCACCCCGCAGTACGCCACCCGCAGCTACTGCGCGGCCGAGTGGGAGTTCTTCCGGGAGCGCCGGGAGGTCTACTGGTCGCGTACCGGGCAGTCCGCCGACGCCCTCATCCCGGTCACCTGGATCCCGCCCGCGACCGGCACCCGCCCGGCCCCCGACTGGCCGGACCCGCTGCGGGTCCAGGACCCCGCCTACGAACGGGACGGGCTGCTCCACCTGCTCCGCCTGGGCACCCGCTACCGGGCGGTCTACCAGGCGGTCGTCCAGGCACTGGCCGACCGGCTCGCCGTCGTCCAGAAGGACCTGCCCGAGCTGCCCGGCTTCACCTTCAGCGGCAGCGCCGCCGCGCCCACCGGCCCGGCCGCCGCCGCGCGGGCGCGGCTGGAGGTGGTGGTGGCGTCCGCCGCCTCCGACGAACTGCCGTCGGAGCGCCACTCGCGGGAGTTCTACGGCCCCTCGCCGCTGGACTGGTCCCCGTACAGCCCCGACCGACCGCGCTCCCTGGTCACCCTGGTCGAGGAGACGGCGGCCGACCTGGAGTTCCCCTCCCGGGTGGTGCCGCTGGACGGCCCTGCCGAGGACCCGGGCGCCACCCGGGACGAGCGCGAGCGGTTCGTGGTGCTGCTGGTCGACGCCTGGACCGCCACCCTCCAGCGGCAGCAGCGGCTGCTGGCCGAGCTCGACGGCAGATCCCCCGGCTCCACCGCCGTACTGGAACCCCGCAGCAGCGGCGACGCCGAGTCCACCGAGCACGCCCGCGCCCTGGACGCCGCCCTGGACCAGGCGCTGCCCCGCTTCCGGCAGGCCGGCAGCGCCGACCAGCTGCGGCGCTGGCGGCTTCCAGACGCCGAGCAGTTCACCACGGCGCTGCGCCGAGCCCTGGTGGCCGCGCAGAACGACGCCATGAAAACGCCCGCCGACGATCCGCCCGCGGATGTCCCGGTCGGCAGCTTCGACTCGTTTCCCCAGCTCGGAAGGTTCTCCTCATGA
- the fxsT gene encoding FxSxx-COOH system tetratricopeptide repeat protein, producing the protein MTQRSGNPGGDGPGTVVTFYSFKGGTGRTMALANVAWILASNGKRVLTMDWDLEAPGLYRYFFPFLGDPALDSTPGVIDLVRDFDALVPRPPADRYQEYARVERYASSLRWDFPGHGYIDFVSPGRQTPEYSQAVNTYDWRGFHERRGGSAFLDALRRDMRENYDYALIDSRTGYSDTSGITTLQLPDVLVNCFTFNTQAIKGTAGIARDVQRQAPKVRILPVPMRVEDAEQGKLEVSRDHAREQFREVLQDLGEAEQERYWGDVEIPYKPFYAYEEILATVGDRPRQENTLLAAYERLTAMITDGKVTALRPIVEDQRRQLLSRFERVKTSGLGQRNRVRIDFAVRDRMWAEWISAQLAAVGVTVELRGSSPSFTHTTAAPEAPEVAETVIALLSPDFRTTPLLDGVRRLVNAGPGPKRLVAVCPMEYVVEHDLAGLPNISFAGKRSETARRDLFALLGMTAPTEPATEGVRYPGSPRKAQSAPPRNDSFTGRDHILEEVRSRMGANALRVDTPTGRAGLYGLGGMGKTQIALEYVHRYGAQYDVVWWVEADQLTTVPRTIAELGDRLGVPGDSVAERAQSTLDQLQRGDHGRFLLVFDNVSDADRAIDTQSTAAAVALQDYIPTEGPGHVIITSRHADTVSVPDMVHIDTFSRNESIALFRRRLRNISEADASRVSEALGDLPMAVELASAWLRTTVMPVDTYLQLLREQGSRALSDVGTAAQQASFTAAWQLSFDRLRQENPAAARMLEVCSFLSPEPIAASVLYGAAMREYLAELDPEVGNAMMVGHCIGALNRYGLAGPYNFTESIQVHRLLQATVREWLAEDPEKFERTRRQAHRVLAAVHASLSGIRDENSSEARRRYAELWPHLEPSGAAESDDPHVRNWIVEQVRHTWLISDHFAAVALGSRVLGIWQQRFGDDALTLRLAAQLANPLRSLAEYRRALDLDEKTLALQRAHHGPDHPFTLVTARNYGADLRGLGRYPAAYESDQDTYDRCVRIFGEEHEDTFKAANNLAISLNAVGRPAEGLVLHERTYQQRRQVTGLKNLLTWSTAVNVAQGLRDMGRYRESLVLLLETRERLVELVGEGAPDVLRADRSLAVSRRRIGEFDAALVLSRDTWGAYRERFGDLHPDTLACLTNLACDLYYSNGAPAVFEEARRLGEQVYQRYVEILGEEHPFTLAAASNLSLFLRGCQEPGAALDLANSALSRLERLLGPGHPASAVCRSARAGALSALDRHEEAASDDAVVLDAFRALFGPDHPRVLAAEYDTALEQVAAGVPQAERALGSAARRVEQHLAPESPIRRDVTTGRRVDFDLEMPP; encoded by the coding sequence ATGACGCAGCGCTCGGGCAACCCAGGCGGCGATGGGCCGGGCACCGTGGTGACCTTCTACTCCTTCAAGGGAGGCACCGGGCGGACCATGGCGCTGGCCAATGTGGCCTGGATCCTGGCCAGCAACGGCAAACGGGTCCTCACCATGGACTGGGACCTGGAGGCGCCCGGCCTCTACCGCTACTTCTTCCCGTTCCTCGGCGACCCCGCGCTCGACTCCACGCCCGGCGTGATCGACCTGGTCCGGGACTTCGACGCGCTGGTCCCCAGACCCCCGGCCGACCGCTACCAGGAGTACGCCCGGGTGGAGCGCTACGCCTCCTCCCTGCGCTGGGACTTCCCCGGCCACGGCTACATCGACTTCGTCTCCCCCGGGCGGCAGACCCCCGAGTACTCCCAGGCCGTCAACACCTACGACTGGCGCGGCTTCCACGAGCGGCGGGGCGGCTCGGCCTTCCTCGACGCGCTCCGCCGCGACATGCGGGAGAACTACGACTACGCCCTCATCGACAGCCGCACCGGCTACAGCGACACCTCCGGCATCACCACCCTGCAACTCCCCGACGTCCTGGTGAACTGCTTCACCTTCAACACCCAGGCGATCAAGGGCACCGCGGGCATCGCCCGCGATGTGCAGCGCCAGGCCCCCAAGGTGCGGATCCTCCCGGTGCCGATGCGGGTCGAGGACGCCGAGCAGGGCAAGCTGGAGGTCAGCCGGGACCACGCCCGGGAGCAGTTCCGCGAGGTGCTCCAGGACCTCGGCGAGGCCGAGCAGGAGCGCTACTGGGGCGATGTGGAGATCCCCTACAAGCCCTTCTACGCATACGAGGAGATCCTGGCCACCGTCGGCGACCGGCCCCGCCAGGAGAACACCCTGCTGGCCGCGTACGAGCGCCTCACCGCAATGATCACCGACGGCAAGGTCACCGCGCTGCGGCCGATCGTGGAGGACCAGCGCCGCCAGCTGCTCAGCCGCTTCGAGCGGGTCAAGACCAGCGGACTTGGCCAGCGGAACCGGGTGCGCATCGACTTCGCCGTCCGCGACCGGATGTGGGCGGAGTGGATCTCCGCGCAACTGGCGGCGGTCGGCGTCACCGTGGAGCTGCGCGGCAGCAGCCCCTCCTTCACCCACACCACGGCGGCGCCCGAGGCCCCCGAGGTCGCCGAGACGGTCATCGCCCTGCTGTCACCGGACTTCCGGACCACCCCGCTGCTGGACGGGGTGCGCAGGCTGGTCAACGCCGGGCCCGGCCCCAAGCGCCTGGTCGCCGTCTGCCCGATGGAGTACGTCGTCGAGCACGACCTGGCCGGGCTGCCCAATATCTCCTTCGCCGGGAAGCGGTCGGAGACCGCCCGCCGCGACCTCTTCGCGCTGCTGGGCATGACCGCTCCGACCGAACCGGCGACCGAGGGCGTGCGCTACCCGGGCAGCCCGCGCAAGGCGCAGTCCGCGCCGCCCCGCAATGACTCCTTCACCGGCCGCGACCACATCCTGGAGGAGGTCCGCAGCAGGATGGGCGCCAACGCCCTGCGGGTGGACACCCCCACCGGCCGGGCCGGGCTCTACGGCCTGGGCGGCATGGGCAAGACCCAGATCGCACTGGAGTACGTCCATCGCTACGGCGCCCAGTACGACGTCGTCTGGTGGGTGGAGGCCGACCAGCTGACCACCGTCCCCCGGACCATCGCCGAGCTGGGCGACCGGCTCGGCGTCCCCGGCGACTCGGTCGCCGAGCGGGCGCAGAGCACCCTGGACCAGCTCCAGCGCGGCGACCACGGGCGGTTCCTGCTGGTCTTCGACAACGTCAGCGACGCCGACCGGGCGATCGACACACAGAGCACCGCCGCGGCGGTGGCGCTCCAGGACTACATCCCGACCGAGGGCCCCGGCCATGTGATCATCACCTCCCGGCACGCCGACACGGTCTCCGTCCCCGACATGGTCCATATCGACACCTTCTCCCGGAACGAGTCCATCGCCCTCTTCCGGCGCCGACTGCGCAATATCTCCGAGGCCGACGCCTCCCGGGTCTCCGAGGCCCTGGGCGACCTGCCGATGGCGGTCGAGCTGGCGTCCGCCTGGCTGCGCACCACCGTGATGCCGGTCGACACCTACCTCCAGCTCCTCCGCGAGCAGGGCAGCCGGGCGCTGAGCGATGTCGGCACCGCCGCCCAGCAGGCCAGCTTCACCGCCGCCTGGCAGCTCTCCTTCGACCGCCTGCGGCAGGAGAACCCCGCAGCGGCCCGGATGCTGGAGGTCTGCTCCTTCCTGTCCCCGGAGCCGATCGCCGCCTCGGTGCTCTACGGCGCCGCCATGCGCGAGTACCTCGCCGAGCTGGACCCCGAGGTCGGCAACGCCATGATGGTCGGCCACTGCATCGGGGCGCTCAACCGCTACGGCCTGGCGGGCCCGTACAACTTCACCGAGTCGATCCAGGTGCACCGGCTGCTCCAGGCGACGGTCCGCGAGTGGCTGGCGGAGGACCCGGAGAAGTTCGAGCGGACCCGCCGCCAGGCCCACCGGGTGCTGGCGGCCGTACACGCCTCGCTCTCCGGCATCCGCGACGAGAACAGCAGCGAGGCCCGCCGCCGCTACGCCGAGCTGTGGCCGCACCTGGAGCCGTCCGGCGCCGCCGAGAGCGACGACCCCCACGTCCGCAACTGGATCGTGGAGCAGGTCCGCCACACCTGGCTGATCAGCGACCACTTCGCCGCCGTCGCCCTGGGCTCGCGGGTGCTGGGCATCTGGCAGCAGCGCTTCGGGGACGACGCCCTCACCCTGCGGCTCGCGGCGCAGCTCGCCAACCCGCTGCGCTCGCTGGCCGAGTACCGGCGGGCGCTGGACCTCGACGAGAAGACCCTGGCGCTGCAACGCGCCCACCACGGGCCCGACCACCCCTTCACCCTGGTGACGGCCCGCAACTACGGGGCCGACCTGCGCGGACTGGGCCGCTATCCGGCCGCTTACGAGTCCGACCAGGACACCTACGACCGCTGCGTCCGGATCTTCGGCGAGGAACACGAGGACACCTTCAAGGCCGCCAACAACCTGGCGATCTCGCTCAACGCGGTGGGCCGACCGGCCGAGGGGCTGGTCCTCCATGAGCGGACCTACCAGCAGCGCCGCCAGGTGACCGGGCTGAAGAACCTGCTGACCTGGTCCACCGCCGTCAATGTTGCGCAGGGGCTGCGCGACATGGGCCGGTACCGAGAGTCGCTGGTGCTGCTGCTGGAGACCCGGGAGCGGCTGGTCGAGCTGGTCGGCGAGGGCGCCCCCGACGTGCTGCGCGCCGACCGGTCGCTGGCCGTGTCGCGGCGCCGCATCGGCGAGTTCGACGCCGCCCTGGTGCTCAGCCGCGACACCTGGGGCGCCTACCGGGAGCGCTTCGGCGACCTGCACCCCGACACGCTGGCCTGCCTCACCAACCTGGCCTGCGACCTGTACTACAGCAACGGCGCCCCGGCCGTCTTCGAGGAGGCCCGCCGACTGGGCGAGCAGGTTTACCAGCGCTATGTGGAGATCCTCGGCGAGGAGCACCCGTTCACGCTCGCCGCCGCCTCCAACCTCTCCCTCTTCCTGCGGGGCTGCCAGGAGCCCGGCGCCGCCCTGGACCTGGCGAACTCCGCCCTCTCCCGGCTGGAGCGGCTGCTCGGCCCGGGGCACCCCGCGAGCGCCGTCTGCCGGTCCGCGAGGGCCGGGGCGCTCTCCGCCCTCGACCGGCACGAGGAGGCCGCGTCCGACGACGCGGTGGTACTCGACGCCTTCCGCGCGCTGTTCGGCCCGGACCATCCACGGGTGCTGGCGGCGGAGTACGACACCGCGCTGGAGCAGGTCGCCGCCGGGGTTCCGCAGGCGGAGCGGGCACTGGGCTCCGCGGCCCGGCGGGTGGAGCAGCACCTGGCCCCCGAGTCCCCGATCCGACGGGACGTCACGACCGGCCGCCGCGTCGACTTCGACCTGGAGATGCCCCCGTGA
- a CDS encoding toll/interleukin-1 receptor domain-containing protein has product MSRPRIFLSRSEPEDCGCSCWPARRAMVELLESEGCEPVVVDKQTLVAGQEWMQAITDGMASAHGLLLILSAHALASPHVQNELAMAEFRHRSGSFPIMVVTLPEVSREELENGRLGSLSPTRRQLVAWNTGTDPEEVRRELGPQLELLRAGMTGARVHQHVAHRLEDVDDHRLRQAADHLELPPAPLPALLRHRLAEGLLAERPSVQESDPLRGALVRLLPLPAAEPSREVIELSLIHARIPAAAAEQINRIVRLAELRFAVLVAAGTETARRYVHRASEDPLPWEHFVVPVTAATGPMASLVDGVEEELRERGLDDEAALREHEQDFGPVVAIVPHLPDPGLVAQLTTRFPVGLLFLFVVPDDCHGGIEEERLLAGLSREGEEEMNRTIRSFIRRYTPRAPQQPV; this is encoded by the coding sequence ATGTCACGTCCGCGTATCTTCCTGAGCCGCAGTGAACCGGAGGACTGCGGCTGTAGCTGCTGGCCCGCCCGGCGGGCGATGGTGGAGCTGCTGGAGAGCGAGGGCTGCGAGCCGGTGGTGGTGGACAAGCAGACCCTGGTGGCCGGTCAGGAGTGGATGCAGGCCATCACGGACGGCATGGCCTCCGCGCACGGCCTGCTGCTGATCCTGTCGGCCCATGCGCTGGCGTCCCCGCACGTCCAGAACGAGCTGGCGATGGCGGAGTTCCGGCACCGCTCCGGCTCCTTCCCGATCATGGTGGTGACGCTGCCGGAGGTGAGCCGGGAGGAGCTGGAGAACGGCCGGCTGGGTTCGCTCTCCCCCACCCGGCGCCAGCTGGTCGCCTGGAACACCGGCACCGACCCGGAGGAGGTCCGGCGGGAGCTGGGCCCGCAGTTGGAGCTGCTGCGCGCGGGCATGACGGGGGCGCGGGTACACCAGCATGTGGCGCACCGGCTGGAGGATGTCGACGACCACCGGCTGCGGCAGGCCGCCGACCATCTGGAGCTGCCGCCCGCGCCGCTGCCCGCGCTGCTGCGCCACCGGCTGGCGGAGGGGCTGCTGGCGGAGCGGCCGAGCGTCCAGGAGTCCGACCCGCTGCGCGGCGCCCTGGTACGGCTGCTGCCGCTGCCCGCCGCCGAGCCGTCCCGCGAGGTGATCGAGCTGAGCCTGATCCACGCCCGGATCCCGGCCGCCGCCGCCGAGCAGATCAACCGGATCGTCCGCCTGGCGGAGCTGCGCTTCGCGGTGCTGGTGGCGGCGGGTACCGAGACGGCGCGGCGCTATGTGCACCGGGCGAGCGAGGACCCGCTGCCCTGGGAGCACTTCGTGGTGCCGGTGACCGCCGCCACCGGGCCGATGGCGAGCCTGGTGGACGGCGTGGAGGAGGAGCTGCGGGAGCGCGGGCTGGACGACGAGGCGGCGCTGCGCGAGCACGAGCAGGACTTCGGCCCGGTGGTGGCGATCGTGCCGCACCTGCCCGACCCTGGCCTGGTCGCGCAGCTCACGACCCGCTTCCCGGTGGGCCTGCTCTTCCTCTTCGTGGTCCCGGACGACTGCCACGGCGGCATCGAGGAGGAGCGGCTGCTGGCCGGGCTCTCCCGGGAGGGCGAGGAGGAGATGAACCGGACGATCCGGTCCTTCATCCGGCGGTACACGCCACGGGCGCCCCAGCAGCCGGTCTGA
- a CDS encoding AAA family ATPase: protein MDYAKQFDPEGVSEDAPGGSGGSSDERVYVFDDHTVLAVNVALATGRPLLVSGPPGSGKSTLAPNVARVMGYRYYCEVVTARTEDQDLLWREEMFRQLSDAREGRFGGPTAQEYHRPGALWMALDPSRDPELRPEQRERPAVVLIDEIDKADPDFPNALLVPLGELRFPGPGGTVVTADPEARPPLVVVTTNEERSLSGPFLRRCIALRLEPPGRDHLLRVAELHLGDGYDRALAEQLADHLLGSFSQHRSGVASTAEYLDTLRACRRLGVGADSPLWRSVADLAMVKSGFDAEEHP, encoded by the coding sequence ATGGACTATGCCAAGCAGTTCGATCCGGAGGGGGTGTCGGAGGACGCGCCGGGCGGGTCCGGTGGCAGCTCCGACGAGCGGGTCTATGTCTTCGACGACCACACGGTCCTCGCCGTGAACGTCGCCCTGGCCACCGGGCGTCCGCTGCTGGTCTCCGGGCCGCCCGGCTCCGGGAAGTCCACCCTGGCGCCCAATGTCGCCCGGGTGATGGGGTACCGCTACTACTGCGAGGTGGTCACCGCCCGCACCGAGGACCAGGACCTGCTGTGGCGGGAGGAGATGTTCCGCCAGCTGAGCGACGCCCGGGAGGGCCGGTTCGGCGGGCCGACGGCGCAGGAGTACCACCGGCCCGGCGCGCTGTGGATGGCGCTGGACCCGTCCAGGGACCCGGAGCTGCGGCCGGAGCAGCGGGAGCGGCCCGCCGTGGTGCTGATCGACGAGATCGACAAGGCCGATCCGGACTTCCCCAATGCGCTGCTGGTCCCGCTGGGCGAGCTGCGGTTCCCGGGGCCGGGCGGCACGGTGGTGACCGCCGACCCGGAGGCGCGGCCGCCGCTGGTGGTGGTCACCACCAACGAGGAGCGGTCGCTGTCCGGCCCCTTCCTGCGCCGCTGCATCGCCCTGCGGCTGGAGCCGCCCGGCCGGGACCATCTGCTGCGGGTGGCCGAACTCCACCTGGGCGACGGCTACGACCGGGCGCTGGCCGAGCAGTTGGCCGACCATCTGCTGGGGTCGTTCTCCCAGCACCGCTCGGGGGTGGCCAGCACGGCGGAGTACCTGGACACGCTGCGGGCCTGCCGTCGGCTGGGGGTCGGGGCCGACTCCCCGCTCTGGCGCAGCGTGGCCGATCTGGCCATGGTCAAGAGCGGCTTCGACGCCGAGGAGCACCCGTGA
- a CDS encoding SDR family oxidoreductase: MTASEDVRSAAAPQQEPAGIDPERMAICLGVLAELEHLPLDHPDAVAVRQATAGIYREVKQRRRQERRASKTAHDRAVTEATATGAAGRIDDETQGLPLTTSTSGEVAGVLRRPRSCYICKSRYTEVDAFYHQLCRTCAAENRSRRDARTDLTGRRALLTGGRAKIGMYIALRLLRDGAHTTITTRFPNDAVRRFTAMPDSAEWLHRLRIVGIDLRDPAQVIALADSVSAQGPLDILINNAAQTVRRSPQAYEELIAAESAPLPAGELPESLVIGRFGAGNHPALPGPRRPGQGTLTPQAITALALTSGSASPARIEAGTAVDAGGLVPDLDPVNSWSQRVHEVDPLELLEVQLCNVTAPFVLVSRLRPAMAASPARRKYVVNVSAMEGQFSRGYKGPGHPHTNMAKAALNMLTRTSAQEMLTDGILMTSVDTGWITDERPHPDKMRLADAGFHAPLDLVDGAARVYDPIVRGEQGEDLHGCFLKDYAPSPW; encoded by the coding sequence ATGACAGCGAGCGAGGACGTCCGGAGCGCGGCGGCGCCGCAGCAGGAGCCTGCGGGCATCGACCCGGAGCGCATGGCGATCTGCCTCGGCGTGCTGGCGGAGCTGGAGCACCTGCCGCTGGACCATCCGGACGCGGTCGCCGTGCGCCAGGCCACCGCCGGCATCTACCGGGAGGTGAAGCAGCGCCGCCGGCAGGAGCGCCGCGCCTCCAAGACCGCCCATGACCGGGCGGTGACCGAGGCCACCGCCACCGGCGCGGCGGGCCGGATCGACGACGAGACGCAGGGCCTGCCGCTCACCACCAGCACCAGCGGCGAGGTCGCCGGGGTGCTGCGGCGGCCCCGCTCCTGCTACATCTGCAAGAGCCGGTACACCGAGGTCGACGCCTTCTACCACCAGCTCTGCCGGACCTGCGCCGCCGAGAACCGCAGCCGCCGCGACGCGCGGACCGACCTGACCGGGCGCCGGGCGCTGCTCACCGGCGGCCGCGCCAAGATCGGGATGTACATCGCGCTGCGGCTGCTGCGCGACGGCGCCCACACCACCATCACCACCCGCTTCCCCAACGACGCGGTGCGCCGCTTCACGGCGATGCCCGACAGCGCGGAGTGGCTGCACCGGCTGCGGATCGTCGGCATCGACCTGCGCGACCCCGCGCAGGTGATCGCGCTGGCCGACTCGGTGAGCGCCCAGGGCCCGCTGGACATCCTGATCAACAACGCGGCGCAGACCGTGCGCCGCTCCCCGCAGGCGTACGAGGAACTGATCGCGGCCGAGTCCGCGCCGCTGCCGGCCGGTGAGCTGCCGGAGTCGCTGGTGATCGGCCGCTTCGGTGCCGGCAACCACCCGGCGCTGCCCGGTCCGCGCCGCCCGGGGCAGGGCACGCTGACCCCGCAGGCGATCACCGCGCTGGCGCTGACCAGCGGGTCCGCCTCGCCCGCCCGGATCGAGGCGGGCACCGCCGTGGACGCGGGCGGCCTGGTGCCGGACCTGGACCCGGTGAACAGCTGGAGCCAGCGGGTGCACGAGGTGGACCCGCTGGAGCTGCTGGAGGTCCAGCTCTGCAATGTCACCGCGCCGTTTGTGCTGGTCAGCCGGTTGCGTCCGGCGATGGCGGCGTCACCGGCGCGGCGCAAGTACGTGGTGAACGTCTCCGCCATGGAGGGCCAGTTCAGCCGGGGCTACAAGGGCCCGGGGCACCCGCACACCAATATGGCCAAGGCCGCGCTGAACATGCTCACCCGCACCAGCGCCCAGGAGATGCTCACCGACGGCATCCTGATGACCAGCGTGGACACCGGCTGGATCACCGACGAGCGCCCGCACCCGGACAAGATGCGGCTCGCCGACGCGGGCTTCCACGCCCCCCTCGACCTGGTGGACGGGGCGGCCCGGGTCTATGACCCGATCGTCCGGGGCGAGCAGGGCGAGGACCTCCACGGCTGCTTCCTGAAGGACTACGCGCCCTCCCCCTGGTGA
- a CDS encoding CAP domain-containing protein produces the protein MTKHRRSTLRRKIVIAVVTAVAVGTPTVAVASDSWGGGHPWHGRWQDHSPAGWGKGRPSPRPTAPPSSAPTPAPTPTPAPTGTASSEPAARVVALVNAERQKAGCGALTVNAKLTAAAQAHSKDMADHRSMSHTGSDGSSPGDRITRAGYSWSSYGENIAYGYNTPESVMAGWMSSPGHKRNILDCSFKEIGVGLAQPGDYWTQDFGSTR, from the coding sequence ATGACGAAGCATCGCCGGAGCACCCTTCGCCGCAAGATAGTCATCGCCGTCGTCACAGCGGTGGCGGTGGGCACTCCCACGGTCGCGGTCGCGTCCGACAGCTGGGGTGGCGGCCATCCCTGGCACGGCCGGTGGCAGGACCACTCCCCGGCCGGCTGGGGCAAGGGCCGGCCGAGCCCCCGGCCCACGGCCCCGCCGTCCAGCGCGCCGACCCCCGCTCCCACGCCCACTCCCGCTCCCACGGGTACGGCCTCCTCCGAGCCCGCCGCGCGGGTGGTCGCCCTGGTCAACGCCGAGCGGCAGAAGGCCGGCTGCGGCGCGCTGACCGTGAACGCCAAGCTCACCGCCGCCGCCCAGGCGCACAGCAAGGACATGGCCGACCACCGGTCCATGTCCCACACCGGTTCCGACGGCTCCTCCCCGGGCGACCGGATCACCCGGGCCGGGTACAGCTGGTCCTCGTACGGCGAGAACATCGCCTATGGCTACAACACCCCCGAGAGCGTGATGGCCGGCTGGATGTCCAGCCCCGGCCACAAGCGGAACATCCTGGACTGCTCCTTCAAGGAGATCGGTGTCGGTCTGGCACAGCCGGGCGACTACTGGACGCAGGACTTCGGCTCCACCCGATAG
- a CDS encoding DUF5709 domain-containing protein, which produces MGDEVYQPQGDDVVEDAGPLEPEDTLMNRGVGQVLDEGYSPPERPLAVDEWGTTAEEQRSGETLDRRLAREVPEVAAPNGDGLGDTVGTDGELLDEEVGDLRAGRLVAQDEGAHPDTDSELFASDVGIDGAAASAEEAAVHVVPDEE; this is translated from the coding sequence ATGGGCGACGAGGTCTACCAGCCGCAGGGCGACGACGTGGTCGAGGACGCGGGTCCCCTGGAACCCGAGGACACCCTGATGAACCGGGGCGTCGGGCAGGTCCTGGACGAGGGCTACTCACCGCCGGAGCGCCCCCTCGCCGTGGACGAGTGGGGCACCACCGCCGAGGAGCAGCGCAGCGGCGAGACCCTGGACCGGCGGCTCGCCCGCGAGGTCCCCGAGGTGGCGGCCCCCAACGGGGACGGCCTCGGCGACACCGTCGGCACCGACGGTGAGCTGCTGGACGAGGAGGTCGGCGACCTGCGCGCCGGCCGGCTGGTCGCCCAGGACGAGGGCGCCCACCCCGACACCGACTCGGAGCTGTTCGCCAGCGACGTCGGCATCGACGGCGCGGCGGCCTCCGCCGAGGAGGCCGCGGTCCACGTCGTCCCCGACGAGGAGTAG
- the hemC gene encoding hydroxymethylbilane synthase, producing the protein MPSAELIRIVSRSSPMALAQVERVRSELAARHPGIRTEVVPVTTSGDRWTGDLAALGGKGAFTKEVDAALLAGEADLAVHCVKDIPADRPLPAGTVFAAFLRRDDVRDALVHPGGLTLDELPAGTRVGTSSVRRIAQLAVSHPQLDCVPIRGNANRRLEKLDAGEADALLLAVAGLRRIGREDRISEILPVETMCPPVGAGVLALQCREADTATIDLVSGLGDPDAWRETTAERMLLHVLQGHCNSPIAGLARAERDGRLSLRARVFSPDGKTVLDAHEWAGPLDSATLGTSVAVALLRQGAREVIDAIPH; encoded by the coding sequence ATGCCCTCCGCCGAGCTGATCCGCATCGTCTCCCGCTCCTCCCCGATGGCGCTGGCCCAGGTGGAGCGGGTCCGCTCCGAGCTGGCCGCCCGGCACCCCGGGATCCGTACCGAGGTGGTGCCGGTCACCACCTCCGGCGACCGCTGGACGGGCGACCTCGCGGCGCTCGGCGGCAAGGGCGCCTTCACCAAGGAGGTCGACGCGGCGCTGCTGGCGGGTGAGGCCGACCTGGCGGTGCACTGCGTCAAGGACATCCCCGCCGACCGGCCGCTCCCCGCCGGTACGGTCTTCGCCGCCTTCCTGCGGCGCGACGACGTACGCGACGCGCTGGTGCACCCGGGCGGACTGACCCTGGACGAGCTGCCGGCGGGCACCCGGGTCGGTACCTCGTCGGTGCGGCGGATCGCCCAGCTCGCGGTCTCCCATCCGCAGCTGGACTGCGTGCCGATCCGGGGCAACGCCAACCGCCGCCTGGAGAAGCTGGACGCGGGGGAGGCCGATGCGCTGCTGCTGGCGGTCGCCGGGCTGCGGCGGATCGGCCGGGAGGACCGGATCAGCGAGATCCTGCCGGTGGAGACGATGTGCCCGCCGGTCGGCGCGGGCGTGCTCGCCCTCCAGTGCCGGGAGGCGGACACCGCCACCATCGACCTGGTCTCCGGCCTCGGCGACCCCGACGCCTGGCGGGAGACCACGGCGGAGCGGATGCTGCTGCACGTCCTGCAAGGCCACTGCAACTCGCCCATCGCGGGGCTGGCCCGGGCCGAGCGCGACGGCCGCCTCTCGCTGCGGGCCCGGGTCTTCAGCCCGGACGGCAAGACGGTGCTGGACGCCCATGAGTGGGCCGGTCCGCTGGACTCCGCCACCCTCGGCACCTCCGTGGCGGTGGCCCTGCTGCGCCAGGGCGCCCGGGAAGTGATCGACGCCATCCCGCACTGA